The window TAATACTATAGCCATTAACGACTACCCCAGTGGATCCTATGTGTTCTTGATCCGGAGAAGGTTGTTGTTGCATAAACCTATACATTGAAAATAATTTGGTGTTGTTTTATTACTTCTGTGAGCACCTTCATGCAACTAAGTGCTTACACTCATGTTAGCTAGTAAAGTAGTAAACTGGATTTTCTTTCATCGTTATGATTGAGGGTGATAACAGTGTGCGCGCGAGTTGATTGTCCTTCTTTCGTCAATATATTTTTTTTAATTATTGTTATTCCTCCATAACTCTGATAAACTTATTTTACATTTTATTGTACGGATGTGATTCTAGTTAATTCATGTTTGTCTACTGTGAAGTAAGGCCGGAAAGTATACCAAGTAGCAGCAACTATGGGTTTAGAGACTTGTTGCTAGATTCACCCAAATAAAGGTTGCTCTTCCTCCTCTATTTGAGTTTGTTATACAGGTAATACAGGGCTTCATCTTAATATATACTACTTCCGCCAGGGCACCTTCTAACACCTTCAACATGCATACATGATACTAGCTATCCATTTTGTGTTTTACGGCACAAGTGATCTTCGGCCTTCTTTTATAGTGTCTTTTGAAAAATGCCTACATTGAAAGGTTATTGATTGTTTCATATATTGAATGCCTTCAGCTATAAATGCGTACATTGAGTCTCCTAAGCCAGATTGAATGAATTATCATATGAAAAACATCATATCTCTTGGGGGGATTATTCACTACAAAATGCATTTGCACTTGTTTCACTCTTTCCTGCATTCTTCTATACTTCTCTTCAGGAATCCTCATTAAGATTTCCTTGAGTTGTGGTATTTCACTCACAGATACTTGAATAGAGAAAGACTCCCAATCTAGAACATCACTGAACGGCAGAACATAATGCTGTGAAATCAAAACTGGAACGCACTCTGCGTAAATTGCCTCTACAATCCTTGGACTAGCGACTTCATGACCGCTAGGGCATATGCAATACTTGCTCTGCTTCAACATGTCTTGGTAGGAAGCGTTCTTGGGAAGTTTTTCGTAAACCAGTAAATTTTCATCTTTTTCTTTCCAGTGTTGGAAAAGCAATGGTCTGATTCGACCATGCATTCGTCCTGCAAAGAAGGCTAGGACAGAACGCTTGGAAGGGGGCAAGCCTCCTATTAGACCTGTAATTTCACCTGTTACAAGATTAATTTCGGGAAATGATGCATCTTTCTTAGGGTTGAAATGCTCGGAGGTGTTCGCATTGCATAGTACACGAATTGCAACAAAGTATAGCTGTCGAACGTACCATGTCGCCCTTGGCCCCTATACAAAACCAAAATAGGATATTAACACATAAGCTGTCACCTAAAGTGGGATACATGTACGTGAACTTTTGATCAGATGGGTTTGAGAATGTGACAACATAATATGTCAGATAATTAGATAAAGGTGTCTGGTGAGTACTTGGGAAATCTACTTACCCAATCATGGCAAGAAAGCATTACATGATCAGCCCCAAGGCTTCTATTCCAAAATGGGTACTTGTTGGATATAACACGAACATAATCAACCACGGTGCGCTGCAAAACAGCTTTGTCTCGAATTACTGGGTGAAAGAGGTACTCTATGATCATCACCACACTAAAAGGAAGGAAATAGACATGAGCTTCTTCTGGATCCGAAGTCCGGAATTTTGTATCAGTTTCCATGAAGCTGAGAAACAGTCCTTCCATAGAGTATATGTTCTTGCAAGGACCATTGTGGAATATAGGAGGCTCTCCTTCTTCATAGACAAAAGTCCTAAACAGGCTTTCCATTAAGAGGTAGCTCCTATACACAAGTAAAACACATAAAAAATAAGTGAAAGATTCAAGATTCTTATACTCCCTGCTAATGAGAGTGAAGTAGCACATACCGGTGAAAGGCATAAGCATTCCTGTAAATATCGCCATTCGGAACATAATCGGCATCTTCAAGAGGACTCGTTTGGTTTAGTGTTGTTGCTTCCCTTATCAACTCTCTAGCTGTGGCAAGACCGGCCTCAATCCTCTCCAGGTTTACATCTCCCTTCTCATTGTCTCGTTTCAAGACAGACTTGCTAGTGAAACCCTTTTCGAGATTAAACATGCGTAAAAGGTAATCAATCAAGAAACATGATGAGAGAAATGACTAGCAAACTAACAATGAATCAAGAAGATCGAATTCGTACCGTGTGTCCAGAAATATTGTTGAATCTGAGCTGAGACTCAGAACTCACACCTCTAGTACTAGTTACACCAAACCAAGAAGACCTTCCTTTATAGCTCTTTGGCGTAACAACCAGTGAGACTATAGCAAAGAAAGCCATTGCAACTAGTACAAAAACATTTTTATTTAATCTTCTGTGAACCTGCCTCATCATCTCTTTCTCTCTTTCAGAGCTTATTTTTTCCAGAATAAGAAATGGAGTCTCTCATGATCTGGTATCTTTCTAATAGGCGACATGGAATTTATGGAAAGTATTGGTAAGTTCAAATCCTGTTCCAGTTTATGAGTAAATTATTAGGTAAAACATAATCTAATGGTATCTGGTGAGCTTCACCCAAAGATAAGGTATCAATGGATCATCACAACTATGTGGACCTAATTAATTATAATAGTCAAATGAACAAATGAAAATTAATATGATATAATGCACAGTAACTATTAAATAAGCTTTTGGTATTCGTTATCGGTCACTAAACGATACAAGTTAGGATTGGAGATTCTCAAGATATCACTGACAATAGCATCGACAAAGCATATAAATGTATTTTGATATATATTTTCATGAAAACTAGACAGTAACAGATCACCGTCCAAGCAAGGTCATCATTTCTCGCAAAAATACATTTTCAAATAACTTAAGGTAAGCAGGGCCGGCCTTGTATGTTTGGAGGCCCTAAACGAATTTTTTTCGAGGCCCCATAATAAATAACCAAATAAAATAAAGACAAAAAAATAAAGAAAAAAAATAATAAAACTGATCATTTAAAGACTGGAACTCTGATTCCTTATATTGATTACTAACATTAAATTTTATATATTAGGGGCCCTAAGAATTTGAGGCCCTAGACCTAGGCTTGGCTTGTCTTGGCCCAAGGCCGGCCTTGAAGGCAAGCACCCTACATTTCAATAAACTGTGTAAAAGAAATAAAAACGGAAAAAAGCCCTAGTTGCACTTTTCTCCTTCGGCATCTAGCGCTTTCCCTACGGCGCTTGTCGCCATACTAGTGGCTCTAGCCGATCCCAACAGCGTTCCACGCCATCCCAGCAGCATTTGTTGATCCCAAGCTCCCACCGGTGTGAGCCGGACAACCATCCTTTAGACAGGAGCAAAGTCCCTTTGGGATTTCTGTGGTGAGTTTTGTCTTTCTCTTCTTCCAGCGGCCTTGTTATCAACATTCACAACGGTTGTGTTCTAGATTTGCCGGAGATTAAATCAGTTTCCTTGCCCATCCATGTCCTAGGAGGAGGGGAGGCTTTCTGACGAGAGGATGCACAACCCCTCAGTTTGGGATGGGCGTGACTAGCCCTAACAACAAGAGCAAAGAGGTTGGTTAATTTCCTTGTTTCTTACCTAGACATTTGATGGAAAACTATTCTTGTTTAGATTTCGGTTTTACTTTGTTGTACACCAATTGAGGTCTGTAGGCAACGGATATTACCGCTACATGGAATTTAGATAGGAATAGTTGAAAGTTAGGTGTGATAGGTTTAACTGAGCGCATTTGTAGTGAGGGCTACATGTCTCTTTGTTAGTGTTTGTTGTCAATTAGACTTATTGGTTGTGAGTATGCAAATTGTTATAAGCGTTTTCTGGTCGTGGACAAATTTATGAAATTGTCTATTTTCTACAAAAAAAAAAAAAAAAAAACTGTGTAAAAGAGCTAAAGGCATACACTTCCAATCTTTTACATTCCTAGATGAAATTATAGGAAAAGATATTGAGGCAGAATGAACGATTTCATTGATACGTATGATATGTATACATGCCTTTACTGCTAAGGGACTCCAACAAGTCATGAGATCAAAAAAGAATGACATCTAATACAATTACAATTACAATTACAATTAAATACATATTGATACAATATCTTTCTAACAGATCAATCTTAATTATTATCGGAAAATTCTGTTATGTAGATAGACATAACATGCATACTTTATTCCTAAACAAATTTTCTTTAAAATTCCCACCCCACCACCCACGCTACGCACATGCATCCTCATCAGGGGCGGATACACATTCAAGGCTGTATCACTTGTATGGGCTCAAGCCTATAGAGTTTTTTTGGGTCAAAAACCCTAGAGTAGGGGTATATATACTTACATCCCATTAGTTCATTACCATACCAGGAATAAAAAATTACAATAGTAAGTTTGTGCATGCCATTCAATTCGCATAGTCGCGCACAGACGCATTTAGCATTCTACTCTTCGCATAGACGGCACAACCGATCTTCTCTTAGGTCTCCTCTTCTCGTTTGTCACTCTTCTATTTTTCTTCAATCTACTTCAGAGTCCAAGTATCAACTTCCTTAACAATCATTTTATGTTTATCTGAAATTTTTCAATCTTGAGTGAGATTTTTCTGATATGCTCCCATTGGAGTTCTTCAATGCTATGCTCGAATCGACATACACTTTCCAACATAAATATGTAGCAACCTTTTTTGTTTAGAGAAGTTGTGATGAAGTGAGAAGTTTTTGCTATTTCCATCACATACAGATTATCTCTCCAAAAGTCTCCTTCTCCAACTAGCAATATCTGCTGAGAGCTACAGTAGTGTTCAATCCACCGCTCTATTTTTTCTTCAAACACTTCAGAAGGAAGAAGAGGACCTGAGCTGAGGGTGAGTGTATCGGGTCGGGTTTGGGCTTGGGGCTTTTCAGATGGATTAAGCCAGCCTTCTCTTTCCGTCCATTTTATATGCATTGGGCTCGGGTTGTATGGTTTCGTGGTCCATCTCACCAAGGTCTTCATATCCCGCCAAAAGATTTGCACCAGGAAGGGGAAGGGGAAATGACTGTCGTATGCTGATATTGCGAGTGGCTGCAGCCTGCAGCTACAAGACTTCATCGATCTTCTTCTGCTATTCATTTGCTACCATAGTTTCATCTTATGGAGCACTTCATCTAGTTTACTGTTCTACATTTCAGGCAAGCTCGATTCGATCAGTAGCCACTTTTATTTATAAAGTTTGATTTTAAATTATTTTTCCTGTTATTTTCAGTGCTTAAACTGCCTATTTTATACGGATACATTGTAGGTGATAAAATGTACCATCACTTTACAAAGGTAGAGTGTATGAAAAAACATATCAGTAGGTAAGCCTCGCTTGTCAAAGACGGAATGATATGTAAAAATGAAGAAAAGAGGTGCCTCAACACATATTCCAGCCATATAGATGTACTTAAAACCAGACTAGTCCACCCGAGAACTGACCTGCATTAGCATCAAGTCATTAACTTAGCCATATGCACAAAACATGTGCTCTTTACAGACTCACAGCTTCCTGATTGATGCTTACTTGATATGGTTCGTATCAGGAGCAAATCCATATGCACAAAAACAAAATGTAAAGAGCAAGCGCATAGACTGTAGGACTCGGAGCAAGCAAAATATGTTCCTTTCTCCATAGGCCTTAGTAAACCACCTTAAGTCTATTACCTCAGAAGCACATCAGTGCTAATTGCTAACTAATACCCATAATCAGATTCAACTTCAAACTTGAAGGTGTAGCTCTCTCCCAGTGGAAATGACTTGTTGCTGTCAATGTTACCGCCTCTCTTATTGCGATAGCCAGGGTAGTCAGACTTTTCGAACCACACTTTCTCTGTCAACACCAGGCTTGCTTCATCAGCAAGTTCCTCCACATCCCATGTATTATAGGGGAAGTCATCCCTGGTTGTCACATGAATTTCACCACCAGAGTAAAGCATCACTTGGGCGCTCGCAAAAAACCCTCTGAGCAATTGCCTGTGCATCCTATTTCATGATACCCAAATAACAGCAATAGCAGAGATTAAATAACTAATTAGGGTATGAATGAAATTTAATCAAAGTTAATCATATGCATAGACAAGGCCTCATTTGGCAGAACATACCTGGTATATCCCTTGGTGATAATAAAAAAAATCAACAGTTTTTGTTTTTCACTAAGATACCATTTCTTTCTTCATTATTTGTGCATAATATAATCACCGTTATCATTTTATAGAATATCATATACTTGTGACAAATTCGAAAGTGCATCTAAACAATAAAGATCGTATTGAATAGTTTCCAAAAACATTTTTGGTTGCGAAAACTTACTGAATGACTGCATTGATCATGCTACTCCCACAGATTCACAAACAAAATCTTGGTGAAGCATCTAAATGAATGCAATTCTTGAGCTCTAAATATATGCAATATTGCTATTTTGAGCATAGAATTCAGAAATGTTGGATTCAGAAACTTAAGTTACAGTCACTAAAATCTCAATTTATGAAGGAAAGTTTTTGATTTGGTCAACTAAACCACTTCTCCTTTCATCTTGGAGCTTAGCCTATGGTGCCAATCAAACTTTCTTATGCCTCTACTCTACATATAGCAAATGGAAGTCTAAAACTCAACCCACTCATATATATGACTAATGTAGCTTCATTGGCAACACAATAATGTAAAGGGCAGTTTGTCACTTACTCAATGACCTGAAAATGACTTTCACCAAGCCCAGGGTAAAATCCTGCATGAGGAAAGTTGAAGATGATAACATCAAATTTCTTCCAGCTCAGGAAGTAATGCAGGTCCATGTCATGCACATCCACATCATGTAACACTAGGCATCCTCTCTGCCTCAACTCATTCAAGTGTGACACACAACTCGGATGCTTTCCCCACAGAGATTCTGAAAAGCCGAAATAAAAATCGGTTACTTGATAACAAAATATTCACCTCATAACATCTATGCTCCTCGAGCAAATTCTTTTCCCCGATTTAAAAATTCAAGCATAAATTACCCAAAACACAATTTTGGGGGTTTTCCCCAAAACTTTGTCCTCGCCAAGCTCCAAAACACCACATTTTTTTTATCCCCAAAATTTAGACAAGCACAGCACATGACTTCAAAGCAAAATTAGAAACTATACAGAGATAAGATGAAAGATTTGAACTTTAGGGTTGCGAGCTTGTACCCAACTAAGATCTTTCCCTAAAAATTACCCCAGCTAGAGGTAAAAACAAATATGGTACATAGCACTGTAAATGGGTAAAACAACTAGCAGAACAAGATCTTGTTACTTGTAACGCTGCAAATGATCCCCAAAATCATGATCAAAACATTGTCTTGTTACGAAATTTTGGATGAACCCTAAATCATCAAAATAGTTACATTCACAACAGGGCATAATAACAAAGCTGAGTAACGTACCTTGGGAGTCTAGAGAAGTAGCCACCATGTTT of the Fragaria vesca subsp. vesca linkage group LG6, FraVesHawaii_1.0, whole genome shotgun sequence genome contains:
- the LOC101300378 gene encoding probable glycosyltransferase At3g07620-like, with the translated sequence MMRQVHRRLNKNVFVLVAMAFFAIVSLVVTPKSYKGRSSWFGVTSTRGVSSESQLRFNNISGHTGFTSKSVLKRDNEKGDVNLERIEAGLATARELIREATTLNQTSPLEDADYVPNGDIYRNAYAFHRSYLLMESLFRTFVYEEGEPPIFHNGPCKNIYSMEGLFLSFMETDTKFRTSDPEEAHVYFLPFSVVMIIEYLFHPVIRDKAVLQRTVVDYVRVISNKYPFWNRSLGADHVMLSCHDWGPRATWYVRQLYFVAIRVLCNANTSEHFNPKKDASFPEINLVTGEITGLIGGLPPSKRSVLAFFAGRMHGRIRPLLFQHWKEKDENLLVYEKLPKNASYQDMLKQSKYCICPSGHEVASPRIVEAIYAECVPVLISQHYVLPFSDVLDWESFSIQVSVSEIPQLKEILMRIPEEKYRRMQERVKQVQMHFVVNNPPKRYDVFHMIIHSIWLRRLNVRIYS
- the LOC101300655 gene encoding uncharacterized protein At4g26485-like, which gives rise to MERWIEHYSSSQEILLVGEGDFSFSACLARAFGHASNMVATSLDSQESLWGKHPSCVSHLNELRQRGCLVLHDVDVHDMDLHYFLSWKKFDVIIFNFPHAGFYPGLGESHFQVIEMHRQLLRGFFASAQVMLYSGGEIHVTTRDDFPYNTWDVEELADEASLVLTEKVWFEKSDYPGYRNKRGGNIDSNKSFPLGESYTFKFEVESDYGY